A DNA window from uncultured Methanoregula sp. contains the following coding sequences:
- the crcB gene encoding fluoride efflux transporter CrcB — translation MEPFMLVGCGGAIGSIFRYELAKLQPVRGIPAGTALVNILGSFLFSLVVFSALSQDIYLLIGIGALGGFTTFSTFSFETFRMLEDQDYHAVITNTLINVAGSLAGVAAGYLLVLWLV, via the coding sequence ATGGAACCGTTCATGCTCGTGGGATGCGGCGGGGCGATCGGATCGATCTTCCGGTACGAACTGGCAAAACTGCAACCGGTCCGGGGAATCCCGGCAGGAACGGCTCTCGTGAACATCCTGGGCAGTTTTTTATTCTCGCTTGTGGTCTTTTCAGCACTTTCACAGGATATCTACCTGCTCATCGGGATCGGGGCCCTGGGGGGGTTCACCACGTTCTCGACCTTCTCGTTCGAGACATTCCGGATGCTCGAAGACCAGGATTATCATGCAGTGATCACAAATACACTCATCAATGTTGCCGGCAGCCTTGCGGGAGTTGCCGCTGGATATCTTCTGGTCTTGTGGCTTGTGTGA
- a CDS encoding aldolase: protein MSYTISPITQEENERLTREYLPRVRYEIKSQIYGCCIKLLSDNHALKETWQENFYAMSESIRSHGRMFVFSNPDYPDNTLLFDPCSKTAFLFNFSYYGWIKSIALGLTGDILEDEHGISSIHGACVDIGGQGLCLIGTSGAGKTTQTYGLLNVSRSRVISDDWFFFRVFGPDILAYGSEKNFYIREDLAGIWREFGGLVGKDEYDADGRAVADLRWVVGKGRQLPFTTLTTLIVLKRDPVDQQISRKLDSAEACDIFTENRYFNPHLLINNPRKENLRKRSIQDLLQRTTAYQVNTTKSPKETQSLIRSLVGLKE from the coding sequence ATGAGTTATACCATATCCCCGATCACCCAGGAGGAAAACGAGCGGCTCACCCGGGAGTACCTGCCCCGGGTCCGGTACGAGATCAAGTCCCAGATATACGGGTGCTGCATCAAGCTGCTCTCGGACAATCACGCCCTCAAGGAGACCTGGCAGGAGAATTTCTATGCCATGTCGGAAAGCATCCGTTCCCACGGGCGCATGTTCGTCTTTTCCAATCCGGATTACCCGGATAATACTCTTCTTTTCGATCCCTGTTCGAAGACCGCATTCCTTTTCAACTTCAGCTATTACGGCTGGATAAAATCCATTGCACTCGGACTCACCGGCGATATTCTCGAAGACGAGCACGGGATCTCATCCATCCACGGGGCCTGCGTGGACATCGGGGGACAGGGTCTCTGTCTCATCGGAACCTCCGGGGCGGGAAAGACCACCCAGACCTATGGGCTCCTTAATGTTTCCCGGAGCCGGGTTATTTCGGACGACTGGTTCTTCTTCCGGGTATTTGGCCCGGATATCCTTGCCTACGGCTCCGAGAAGAATTTTTACATCCGGGAAGACCTGGCCGGCATCTGGCGGGAGTTTGGGGGCCTTGTCGGGAAAGACGAGTACGATGCCGACGGGAGGGCCGTGGCAGATCTCCGCTGGGTTGTCGGGAAAGGGCGCCAGCTCCCCTTCACGACACTGACAACACTCATCGTTCTCAAACGCGATCCCGTCGACCAGCAGATCAGCCGGAAACTTGATTCCGCGGAAGCCTGCGACATTTTTACCGAGAACAGGTATTTCAACCCGCACCTCCTCATCAACAACCCACGAAAGGAAAATCTCCGCAAAAGATCGATCCAGGACCTGCTCCAGCGGACAACCGCATACCAGGTCAATACCACGAAAAGCCCAAAGGAGACGCAGAGCCTGATCCGGTCCCTTGTGGGATTGAAAGAATAA
- the crcB gene encoding fluoride efflux transporter CrcB, whose product MKKNSLVKKILLSLPAYTIPHCRARRIDHVKLPGMRTDLRIYALIALGGFLGAVLRFLIDEQIPSLPGTLGVNFLGCIAMGMFMYESIYIGKFSRETRIFFGVGLISAFTTFSTLAVQSFASSPAVAVLNIAANLVLGLFGIFVGRYIITYQRGI is encoded by the coding sequence ATGAAGAAAAATTCCCTGGTGAAAAAAATTCTTCTGTCCTTGCCGGCATATACTATTCCCCATTGCCGGGCCCGGAGAATTGATCACGTGAAGCTGCCAGGGATGAGAACCGATCTTCGCATATACGCCCTGATTGCCCTGGGCGGATTCCTCGGGGCGGTCCTGCGGTTCCTCATCGATGAACAGATCCCATCGCTCCCCGGGACACTTGGGGTCAATTTCCTCGGCTGTATCGCGATGGGCATGTTCATGTACGAATCGATCTACATAGGGAAATTCAGCCGTGAGACCCGGATTTTTTTTGGCGTGGGCCTGATCAGCGCCTTTACCACATTCTCTACCCTTGCAGTGCAGAGTTTTGCTTCATCACCCGCAGTTGCAGTCCTGAACATTGCAGCCAATCTCGTACTCGGGCTCTTCGGGATATTTGTCGGCAGGTACATCATCACCTACCAGAGAGGAATCTGA
- a CDS encoding ATP-binding cassette domain-containing protein — MTHKPDGKEDPLIEFENITVFRDNTRALDRISLVVREGENIAILGPNGAGKSTLVRTITRELYPVVSDEQVIFRIRGSDVWDVFDLRSTIGIVSNELQYTFTREMSGREVILSGFFSSIGLFNQQITPAMEEKADEISMFLEIDHLQSRLMTEMSSGEARRFLIGRALVHNPRTLILDEPTNSLDLHTLHTFRQTIRKIARSGTGIILVTHNLHDIIPEISRVVLMKDGKIEKDGAKRDLLTGKTIGALFDVPLEITESGGYYYAAGY, encoded by the coding sequence ATGACACATAAACCTGATGGAAAAGAAGATCCCCTGATAGAATTTGAGAATATCACGGTATTCCGCGACAATACCCGGGCCCTTGACCGGATCTCTCTTGTCGTCCGCGAGGGCGAGAACATAGCTATCCTCGGGCCCAACGGGGCAGGAAAGTCAACGCTGGTCAGGACCATCACCCGGGAGCTCTACCCGGTGGTTTCCGATGAGCAGGTGATCTTCCGGATCCGGGGATCTGATGTCTGGGATGTCTTTGACCTGCGGTCCACCATCGGGATAGTCTCGAACGAGCTGCAGTACACGTTCACCCGGGAGATGAGCGGCAGGGAAGTGATCCTGTCAGGGTTCTTCTCCAGCATCGGGCTCTTCAACCAGCAGATCACACCGGCAATGGAGGAGAAGGCAGATGAGATCTCTATGTTCCTGGAGATCGATCATCTCCAGTCCCGCTTGATGACCGAGATGTCCTCGGGAGAAGCCCGGCGTTTTCTCATCGGCCGGGCGCTGGTCCATAATCCCCGGACACTCATCCTTGACGAACCAACGAACAGCCTCGATCTCCATACCCTGCACACGTTCCGCCAGACTATCCGGAAGATCGCCCGGTCGGGAACCGGAATCATCCTGGTCACGCACAATCTCCACGACATCATCCCGGAGATCTCCCGGGTGGTTCTCATGAAAGACGGCAAAATCGAGAAGGATGGAGCGAAGAGAGATCTCCTGACGGGAAAAACGATCGGGGCTCTCTTCGATGTACCGCTGGAGATAACAGAATCCGGCGGGTACTATTACGCTGCCGGGTACTGA
- a CDS encoding DUF190 domain-containing protein, translated as MLTDGKLLRIYIAESARIGEKPAYKFLLDYFREKGFSGCTVFRGMAGFGHENKLRTVDVLQLSLDLPIVIDVIDASEKILSVLPEIESMVEHGQVMIQDVRTGRKTNR; from the coding sequence ATGCTGACCGATGGCAAACTGTTACGAATCTACATTGCAGAATCTGCACGTATAGGAGAAAAACCGGCATATAAATTCCTGCTGGACTATTTCAGGGAGAAAGGATTTTCCGGCTGCACGGTCTTCCGGGGGATGGCCGGGTTCGGCCACGAGAACAAGCTCCGGACCGTGGACGTGCTCCAGCTCTCGCTCGATCTCCCGATCGTGATCGATGTCATCGATGCCAGCGAGAAGATCCTCTCCGTTCTGCCCGAGATCGAATCGATGGTGGAGCACGGGCAGGTCATGATCCAGGATGTCAGGACCGGCAGGAAAACCAACCGGTGA
- a CDS encoding helix-turn-helix transcriptional regulator produces MKNKIKVFRAMHDLTQEDLAQATGVTRQTILAIENRKYVPSLDLAFRISRFFDVNIEEVFSYEEEHETADID; encoded by the coding sequence ATGAAGAATAAGATCAAAGTTTTCCGGGCAATGCACGATCTCACTCAGGAAGATCTGGCGCAGGCTACCGGTGTCACCCGGCAGACCATTCTTGCCATAGAAAACAGAAAATACGTCCCCTCGCTCGACCTTGCTTTCAGGATCTCCCGGTTTTTTGATGTGAATATCGAAGAAGTGTTCAGTTATGAGGAAGAGCACGAAACGGCAGATATCGACTGA
- a CDS encoding STAS domain-containing protein gives MEARSERKEGVLIFYVSGRLDAFGAQQLDAWAREALNDDDRELVLDMTSSPYLSSGGIRSFNSLKREMKRRNGRLALCGVGEYPKKVLDMAGFTTVFDLFPTPEDAVADIVSKRKNPSLFNELFYKKIVGDGVNLTIEPGWMTSPPVLRVMGDLKNVMFSRFTEKDVKEKKFSEVTYSLGLGALGADKADAMQLLGEMITLHGSMVWLPTDGNNTPDFLTPLDTAGGDVPVYTGYNITLDGPFNEYYTLDAADPKGVSVSDIYRIIFSSAKGRVRSYHGIVAVTFWGVLAGLASSGLKKSPIASSAPKDGQSIMAPTHVHEWLASETVSPYKGDTLVGFGIGLDLASDLSFFREEDLASLYYANPLNKGAAKEMYLHNHGVVFRNIPYNASLDLNTQVKKIVTDGEFVDMRHLLDSTRLRKVKIGVSYIQEIAREI, from the coding sequence GTGGAAGCGAGGAGCGAGAGGAAAGAGGGAGTTTTGATCTTTTACGTGAGCGGCAGGCTCGATGCCTTCGGCGCCCAGCAGCTGGATGCCTGGGCCCGGGAGGCATTGAATGACGATGACCGGGAACTCGTCCTGGACATGACCTCTTCACCGTACCTGAGTAGCGGAGGGATCCGGAGCTTCAACAGCTTAAAGCGCGAGATGAAACGGAGGAACGGCCGGCTCGCCCTGTGCGGTGTTGGAGAATACCCGAAAAAGGTCCTGGACATGGCCGGTTTCACCACGGTCTTTGACCTCTTCCCGACACCGGAAGATGCGGTTGCCGATATCGTCAGCAAGCGTAAGAACCCCTCCCTTTTCAACGAGCTCTTCTACAAGAAGATCGTCGGGGATGGCGTGAACCTGACGATCGAACCCGGGTGGATGACTTCCCCCCCGGTGCTCCGCGTGATGGGGGATCTTAAAAACGTCATGTTCTCCCGGTTCACCGAGAAGGATGTGAAGGAGAAGAAATTCTCGGAAGTCACGTACTCCCTGGGCCTTGGCGCTCTTGGCGCCGACAAGGCTGATGCCATGCAGCTCCTTGGCGAGATGATCACCCTCCACGGCTCCATGGTCTGGCTCCCGACCGATGGCAACAACACCCCCGATTTCTTAACGCCTCTTGACACTGCCGGCGGGGATGTGCCGGTCTATACCGGGTATAACATCACGCTCGACGGTCCCTTCAACGAGTATTACACGCTGGATGCAGCGGATCCGAAAGGGGTCTCCGTCTCGGACATCTACCGGATCATATTCTCCTCCGCAAAAGGCCGGGTCCGGAGTTATCACGGGATCGTGGCCGTGACGTTCTGGGGGGTTCTTGCGGGCCTTGCCAGTTCCGGTCTCAAAAAATCCCCCATTGCCAGTTCGGCCCCGAAGGACGGGCAGTCGATCATGGCCCCCACCCATGTCCATGAATGGCTGGCATCGGAGACCGTCTCGCCCTATAAAGGGGATACGCTCGTTGGTTTCGGCATAGGACTCGACCTGGCAAGCGACCTCTCGTTCTTCAGAGAAGAAGATCTCGCGTCCCTGTATTATGCCAATCCCCTGAACAAGGGCGCGGCAAAAGAGATGTACCTCCACAACCATGGCGTTGTCTTCCGGAACATCCCGTACAATGCCTCCCTCGATCTCAACACGCAGGTAAAAAAGATTGTAACCGACGGGGAATTCGTGGACATGCGCCACCTGCTCGATTCCACCCGGCTCCGGAAGGTAAAGATCGGGGTCTCCTATATCCAGGAGATTGCGCGGGAAATATGA
- a CDS encoding PAS domain S-box protein: MISILYVDDDPALLSICRIFLERAGDFRVDTLESAVEIPRIIKEKQYDAIISDYQMPEMDGITLLKTIRAGGSGIPFVLFTGRGREEVVIEALNNGADFYLQKGGAPKAQFAELAHKVRQAVGKQKTEEELRASEKRLSDIINFLPDPTFAIDRDRKVIAWNRAMEDLTGAGAAEMIGKGKQEYSIPLYGHCRPLLIDLIFEPEDRIAQQYYGIIRENDVLIAETDLPDLKGSPRILMGKASPLYSPDGEIIGSIESIRDITSIKKAERELRSAYEEIAAAEEELRGQFDALAQNERSLRESEARFRQLSETMTASIFVFRKKLLYANPAAEILTGFSRDELLSMDFWEFVHPDFRNKVKNKGILMPDSAKNPSHNTFKIIRKNGEERWVDASTTQILYDGIPAVISIHVDMTEEKQVMDRLFCMYQAFHQFGSDPRKNIGIITALAGEKLQGAAAFYCRLEKNSPRCVGQWNFPGDRDERERLINRVCAEISVCGEDAAIVITDPSRPDSTAEEAGSGKSAFATCVAKAVRIGEDYCGVLSVLFRNAVVLKEPDLEYLAILANAAAIEDERWLTHESLSDSMEKYRGLFELGSEAIFLIDNATDRLLEANEAATEIYGFSHEELLRMKIGDLLAEPEKTGAVTKKSGFGSIAVSLSYHKKKDGTIFPVEINGRFFVWAGKQVHVVAIHDITSRRQADEALCRANRKLNLLNSITRHDVANQLTVLQGYSQLALLNEPDPVIADFLAKIESVSETIERQITFTGMYQELGVQAPGWHNLHEVLSRVRPKEILFSCSCGNLAIYADPMLEKVFANLFDNAMRHGEHVSQIRIHCKRAGEELVIFVEDNGVGVPLDIKPKIFLKGFGKHTGFGLFLVREILAITGISIHETGRHGTGARFEITVPKGGFREETGSRN, translated from the coding sequence ATGATCTCCATCCTGTACGTGGATGATGACCCTGCACTGCTCAGCATCTGCCGGATTTTTCTGGAGCGGGCCGGGGATTTCAGGGTAGATACTCTCGAATCGGCGGTTGAAATTCCCCGCATAATTAAAGAAAAACAGTACGATGCCATCATCTCCGATTACCAGATGCCGGAGATGGATGGGATCACGCTCCTCAAAACTATCCGGGCGGGGGGCAGCGGGATCCCGTTTGTCCTCTTTACCGGCAGGGGCCGGGAAGAGGTTGTGATCGAAGCCCTCAACAACGGGGCTGATTTTTATCTCCAGAAAGGCGGTGCTCCCAAAGCCCAGTTCGCAGAGCTTGCCCACAAAGTGCGCCAGGCAGTGGGAAAGCAAAAAACAGAAGAGGAACTGCGGGCTTCTGAGAAGCGGTTGTCGGATATCATCAACTTCCTTCCCGATCCAACATTTGCCATCGATCGCGACAGGAAAGTAATCGCCTGGAACCGGGCCATGGAAGACTTAACCGGCGCAGGAGCCGCAGAGATGATCGGGAAAGGAAAACAGGAATACTCCATCCCGCTCTATGGCCACTGCCGGCCGCTTCTCATCGATCTCATCTTCGAACCGGAGGACCGGATTGCACAACAGTACTATGGGATTATCCGGGAAAACGATGTTCTTATCGCCGAAACAGATCTTCCTGATCTCAAAGGATCGCCGCGTATTCTTATGGGCAAGGCAAGCCCGCTCTACAGCCCTGATGGGGAGATCATCGGTTCCATCGAATCGATCCGGGACATAACGTCCATAAAAAAAGCCGAGCGCGAGTTGCGCTCTGCCTATGAGGAGATCGCTGCAGCGGAAGAAGAGCTCAGGGGGCAGTTCGATGCCCTTGCACAGAACGAGAGGAGTCTCCGGGAGAGCGAAGCCCGGTTCCGCCAGCTCTCGGAGACCATGACCGCGAGCATATTTGTCTTCCGGAAAAAGCTCCTGTACGCAAACCCTGCAGCCGAAATCCTGACGGGATTTTCCCGGGATGAACTGCTGTCCATGGACTTCTGGGAATTCGTTCATCCCGATTTCCGGAACAAAGTAAAAAACAAGGGTATCCTGATGCCGGACAGCGCAAAAAACCCGTCACACAACACATTCAAGATCATCCGGAAGAACGGGGAAGAGCGCTGGGTGGATGCCTCGACAACACAGATACTTTACGATGGCATCCCGGCAGTTATCAGTATTCACGTGGACATGACCGAAGAAAAGCAGGTCATGGACCGGCTCTTCTGCATGTACCAGGCATTTCACCAATTTGGATCCGATCCCCGGAAAAATATCGGAATAATCACCGCTCTTGCCGGAGAGAAACTGCAAGGTGCAGCTGCATTTTATTGCCGGCTCGAGAAGAACAGCCCCCGGTGTGTCGGGCAATGGAACTTCCCGGGTGACAGAGATGAGAGGGAACGCCTCATAAACCGGGTATGTGCGGAAATTTCCGTTTGCGGGGAGGATGCGGCGATCGTAATAACCGATCCCTCCCGTCCGGACAGCACAGCAGAAGAAGCCGGATCCGGGAAATCTGCCTTTGCGACCTGCGTGGCAAAAGCCGTCAGGATCGGGGAGGATTATTGCGGGGTGCTCTCGGTGCTCTTCCGGAATGCCGTTGTCCTGAAAGAGCCGGACCTCGAATATCTCGCCATCCTTGCAAACGCTGCCGCCATCGAAGACGAGCGGTGGCTGACGCATGAATCCCTCTCGGACAGCATGGAGAAGTACCGGGGACTCTTCGAGCTGGGAAGCGAAGCTATCTTCCTCATCGACAACGCGACAGACAGGCTGCTTGAGGCAAACGAAGCTGCAACCGAGATATACGGGTTCAGCCACGAAGAACTGCTCCGGATGAAGATCGGAGATCTCTTGGCAGAGCCGGAGAAGACCGGGGCAGTAACCAAAAAGTCGGGATTTGGCAGCATTGCGGTTTCCCTGAGCTATCATAAAAAGAAGGATGGCACGATCTTCCCGGTCGAGATAAACGGGCGGTTCTTTGTCTGGGCAGGAAAACAGGTCCATGTGGTTGCGATCCATGACATCACGTCCCGCCGGCAGGCGGATGAGGCGCTCTGCAGGGCCAACAGGAAACTGAATCTCCTCAACAGCATCACCCGGCACGATGTCGCAAACCAGCTCACCGTACTGCAGGGATATTCCCAGCTTGCACTCCTGAATGAACCCGATCCGGTGATAGCCGATTTTCTTGCAAAGATCGAATCGGTAAGTGAGACGATAGAGAGGCAGATCACGTTCACCGGCATGTACCAGGAGCTCGGGGTGCAGGCTCCCGGCTGGCATAACCTTCACGAGGTTCTTTCCCGGGTCAGGCCAAAGGAGATCCTCTTCTCGTGTTCCTGCGGCAACCTTGCAATCTACGCGGATCCTATGCTTGAAAAAGTCTTTGCCAACCTCTTTGACAATGCCATGAGGCATGGGGAGCATGTTTCGCAGATCCGCATCCATTGCAAAAGGGCAGGAGAGGAACTCGTCATCTTTGTGGAAGACAACGGGGTGGGTGTTCCGCTGGACATCAAGCCGAAGATCTTCCTGAAGGGTTTCGGGAAGCACACCGGCTTCGGGCTCTTCCTGGTCCGCGAGATCCTCGCGATTACCGGTATCTCCATCCATGAGACCGGAAGGCACGGGACCGGGGCCCGGTTCGAGATCACGGTGCCAAAAGGCGGATTCCGGGAAGAGACCGGTTCACGAAACTAA
- a CDS encoding MBL fold metallo-hydrolase: protein MPAGNGQLVPSEWQPVAGASGAAIFPFIRKIDTISSNSYIITTPDVILLIDPGGLPDQAAQLLRIIETCRSEHERPVFVFLTHAHIDHFIGTRDLPAFAYAENMVFSVQECGAEALNSGDGKLTQGDLLGVTLSPMKTGFPLLTRERGEFPGVPVCISYSNGAEVTVAQDTICAKTEGGLVRERISFGPGPEIEVYHTPGHSPDSICIRVGGLLFIGDILFAANPGIAGLCGWSQEALVHSLSIITAILSEGSVSTVCPGHGRVLAAADAVRILSSVRSDALALANIAELNSERAQETAAYAEDCMDEVNEIFTIIAGRLYYISYVMDELGEPEIAERLASHYDSDAIDELLEAFKDFSDEHHRGENVSIHLALKAGQVIAKLDRGFKKDELARFIDPTLVQRASRLLSDYTTMLRGFCPPSDLAECEISEQIRSLVTGLSVSVNSDEDMLASADDDAVFVEMLLARVGARPLLEDVDLSLDTGNRPILAIADREHFSDLLMYILEELVGTGSRRIVIHAKEKGNEAVVTIAGETIGTPVPEKKKTWHFLERLCCQAGGSLATSNSEGMCRFEVTLGLSPASLPV, encoded by the coding sequence TTGCCGGCTGGTAACGGCCAGCTCGTCCCTTCCGAATGGCAACCGGTTGCAGGAGCTTCCGGGGCCGCAATTTTTCCGTTTATACGGAAGATCGATACCATCTCCTCCAATTCCTATATCATAACTACTCCTGACGTGATCCTGCTCATCGATCCGGGTGGGCTTCCCGACCAGGCCGCACAGCTCCTGCGGATCATAGAGACGTGCCGTTCTGAACACGAACGCCCCGTTTTTGTCTTCCTCACCCATGCCCACATCGATCATTTCATCGGCACCCGGGATCTCCCCGCGTTTGCATATGCTGAAAACATGGTATTCTCGGTGCAGGAATGCGGGGCCGAGGCCCTCAATTCCGGTGACGGAAAACTGACCCAGGGCGATCTTCTCGGGGTAACCCTCTCCCCCATGAAGACCGGCTTCCCCCTCCTGACCCGGGAGAGAGGAGAGTTCCCCGGAGTTCCGGTCTGCATCTCCTACTCCAACGGGGCCGAAGTCACGGTTGCCCAGGATACGATTTGTGCGAAGACTGAAGGAGGTCTTGTCCGCGAGCGGATCTCGTTTGGTCCGGGACCCGAAATTGAAGTCTATCATACTCCCGGTCACAGTCCGGACAGCATCTGTATCCGGGTTGGCGGACTCCTCTTTATCGGCGATATCCTGTTTGCAGCAAATCCCGGGATAGCCGGGTTATGTGGGTGGTCCCAGGAGGCACTCGTCCATTCCCTATCCATCATCACCGCCATCCTTTCTGAAGGCAGCGTCAGTACGGTATGTCCCGGGCACGGCCGGGTACTCGCGGCTGCGGATGCCGTCCGGATACTCTCCAGTGTCAGGAGCGATGCGCTCGCCCTTGCAAACATCGCCGAGCTGAACAGCGAACGGGCACAGGAGACTGCGGCATACGCCGAGGACTGTATGGACGAAGTGAACGAGATCTTCACGATAATCGCCGGGCGTCTCTATTACATTTCGTACGTGATGGATGAACTGGGCGAGCCCGAGATCGCAGAAAGGCTCGCATCCCATTACGACAGCGATGCCATCGATGAACTCCTTGAAGCCTTCAAGGATTTTTCAGACGAGCATCACCGGGGTGAAAATGTCTCGATCCACCTGGCACTCAAAGCTGGCCAGGTCATCGCCAAGCTGGACCGGGGATTCAAAAAAGACGAACTGGCCCGGTTCATCGATCCCACGCTCGTCCAGCGGGCAAGCCGGCTCCTTTCCGATTACACAACCATGCTGCGTGGCTTCTGTCCCCCAAGCGACCTTGCCGAATGCGAGATCTCGGAGCAGATCCGATCCCTGGTGACCGGCCTCTCGGTATCGGTCAACTCCGATGAGGATATGCTTGCTTCAGCCGATGACGATGCGGTCTTTGTAGAGATGCTCCTTGCCCGGGTCGGGGCCCGGCCGCTTCTTGAAGACGTAGATCTCTCCCTCGATACCGGCAACCGGCCAATCCTTGCGATTGCTGATCGCGAGCATTTCTCGGATCTCCTGATGTACATTCTCGAAGAACTGGTAGGCACCGGCTCGCGCCGGATTGTGATTCATGCAAAGGAGAAGGGAAATGAAGCCGTTGTCACCATTGCCGGCGAAACCATCGGCACCCCCGTGCCAGAGAAGAAGAAGACCTGGCATTTCCTGGAACGGCTCTGCTGTCAGGCTGGAGGCAGTCTTGCAACATCCAATAGTGAAGGAATGTGCAGGTTTGAGGTGACCCTGGGTCTCTCCCCGGCATCTCTTCCTGTCTGA
- a CDS encoding STAS domain-containing protein, with protein MEISSSTQEKGTILTLTGRIDTATAPALEQAINKEIDLGHRRILLNFSGVSYISSGGLRVLLAAAKKLKGPADRFGLANLTPEVLKILKLAGFTSIFSIYSSEGEALAGW; from the coding sequence ATGGAGATTTCATCATCTACCCAGGAAAAAGGAACGATCCTCACCCTCACCGGAAGGATCGACACCGCAACAGCCCCGGCACTTGAACAGGCAATCAACAAGGAGATCGATCTCGGGCACCGCAGAATCCTCCTGAACTTTTCCGGCGTCAGCTATATCAGCAGCGGCGGGCTGCGGGTACTCCTGGCAGCAGCAAAGAAGCTCAAAGGTCCGGCGGACCGGTTCGGCCTTGCCAACCTGACTCCCGAAGTTCTCAAGATCCTCAAACTCGCGGGGTTCACGTCGATATTCTCTATCTATTCATCTGAGGGAGAGGCCCTTGCCGGCTGGTAA
- a CDS encoding META domain-containing protein, translating to MTGEHGPDPEDSDYAYDPNDAEDDPDADNPCRESQKPGLYLYIAIALLGCAVLLVVILNIPAIQASAGTTLTTTPWQLSSLANPGGNLSPANQGIVARFGRDGRLGGNAGCNDYSATYTTYNYAIEISPPVTSLKSCPAPGVMDNETLYLQNLAIAKEFRVNAGQLRLYDRNGTPLLAFVSAES from the coding sequence ATGACCGGCGAGCACGGACCCGATCCGGAAGATTCGGACTATGCGTATGATCCAAACGATGCGGAGGATGACCCCGATGCAGATAACCCGTGCCGGGAATCGCAGAAGCCGGGCCTCTATTTGTACATCGCCATTGCCCTTCTCGGGTGCGCAGTCCTGCTGGTTGTGATCCTGAATATCCCGGCAATCCAGGCTTCAGCCGGGACTACCCTGACAACAACCCCCTGGCAGCTTTCATCCCTCGCAAATCCGGGCGGGAACCTGTCACCCGCCAATCAGGGTATCGTTGCACGGTTCGGCAGGGATGGCCGGCTTGGCGGCAATGCCGGCTGCAACGACTACAGCGCAACGTACACCACTTACAACTATGCAATCGAGATCTCCCCGCCGGTAACGTCGCTGAAATCCTGCCCGGCGCCGGGCGTCATGGACAATGAGACCCTCTATCTCCAGAACCTCGCGATTGCAAAGGAGTTCCGGGTCAATGCCGGGCAGCTCAGATTGTACGACCGGAACGGAACCCCGCTCCTTGCGTTTGTATCTGCTGAATCCTGA
- a CDS encoding ATP-binding protein, translating to MNNSFTLTIKPDLNEIPVISAALEDVMKNHSFTDEEILDTQLAVEEAITNAIVHGYHETGTEGEISIRCQATKGIVEIQIEDTAPPFDPLSLPEPDLTSDIDERQIGGLGIFLIRQVMDEIVYRYEKNKNILVLVKRRPAES from the coding sequence ATGAACAACTCGTTTACCCTGACGATCAAACCGGATCTCAATGAGATCCCCGTGATCTCAGCGGCTCTTGAGGACGTGATGAAGAACCATTCCTTCACGGACGAGGAGATCCTTGATACCCAGCTTGCCGTGGAGGAGGCGATAACAAACGCGATCGTGCATGGGTACCACGAGACAGGGACAGAGGGAGAGATCTCTATCCGGTGCCAGGCAACAAAGGGAATCGTGGAGATCCAGATCGAGGATACGGCACCACCATTCGATCCGCTCTCCCTGCCTGAGCCGGACCTGACGAGCGATATCGATGAAAGGCAGATCGGGGGTCTTGGGATCTTCTTAATCCGGCAGGTGATGGACGAGATCGTGTACCGGTATGAAAAAAATAAAAATATCCTTGTTCTTGTCAAGCGCAGGCCGGCGGAATCTTAA